A genomic region of Pseudomonas abietaniphila contains the following coding sequences:
- a CDS encoding DUF1795 domain-containing protein → MDYELQEGSVALPQGFQDRTVNMFVLGASIPAPLSITISRDNLLPSELLNAYVDRQVKMLASKLRGYTLLGKKAVSLSTIAPIDGVQIDAYYMNEGRPFFQRQAAFLIEPGRALIFSTTAQADFSAQQNEDWQNLLSSFQPRHHTPATTDSNEQE, encoded by the coding sequence ATGGACTATGAGTTGCAGGAAGGCAGTGTTGCGCTGCCACAGGGATTTCAAGATCGCACAGTCAACATGTTTGTGCTCGGCGCAAGCATTCCGGCGCCCTTGAGCATCACCATTTCACGGGACAACCTGCTGCCCTCAGAGCTCCTCAATGCCTATGTGGACCGCCAGGTAAAAATGCTGGCTTCCAAGCTGCGTGGCTACACGTTGCTGGGCAAAAAAGCAGTGTCCCTGTCGACCATTGCGCCCATCGACGGCGTGCAGATCGACGCTTATTACATGAACGAAGGACGACCTTTCTTTCAGCGCCAGGCCGCATTTTTGATCGAGCCGGGCCGTGCGCTGATTTTCTCCACCACCGCTCAGGCTGACTTCAGTGCCCAGCAGAACGAGGACTGGCAAAACCTGTTGTCCAGCTTCCAGCCTCGTCATCACACTCCGGCCACGACCGACTCCAACGAACAGGAGTAA
- the tssI gene encoding type VI secretion system tip protein TssI/VgrG, producing the protein MSMDLAALLSPQNRRLFKFNNLANPEQQLLIESFKGREGLSQAYSFELLLVCEDSGVELKSMMGQLVTIEIELATGSPRYLAGYLTRFASIGSDGGMARYTATLNPWFSMLKNRFDTRIFQGNTVEEVVTQVFALCPAFSRHEFRLTKPQKRYTYITQYRETDFNFVQRLLEEEGMFYYFEHTAEGHTMIICDDSSTLVPLPEQPQIRFHTASVTETADSITQWSGNRQLQSGKIAVQTFDYRQPKNRLPVSMNSLNKQGDVENFEIYDFPGQYTHGTYDEGEALVRLRVEALELKGKSFSGASNCRAMKPGYTFELLQHYDHDQGSAEDRQFLLMGVESEGHNNYLNGHQASYYNTFTCVRKKIPFRPQLSTPRPTIPGPQTAIIVGPPGEEIFTDELGRVKIQFHWDRNGQYNDHSSCWVRVAQSGASGGFGSIQIPRVGDEVVVVFLDGNPDRPLVMGSLYNSQNTPPWSLPANKTQSGFLTRSTKGDGGTANFFRFEDKSGAEQIIMHAERNMDTEIEVDESHHVGANRTITVGGTHTETIKKDTVMNVQEGSLTIQVDNQFIQVSAKQHIILQVGDSSITLTPDGIEIKGNTISTVSTGTTQITGAPVRVND; encoded by the coding sequence ATGTCGATGGACCTTGCCGCGTTGCTCTCACCTCAGAACCGGCGTCTGTTCAAGTTCAACAACCTGGCTAACCCTGAACAGCAATTGCTGATCGAGTCCTTCAAGGGACGCGAAGGGTTGTCGCAGGCATACAGCTTTGAACTGCTGCTGGTCTGCGAGGATTCCGGGGTCGAGCTCAAGTCCATGATGGGCCAGTTGGTTACCATCGAAATCGAACTCGCGACAGGGTCGCCGCGCTACCTGGCCGGTTACCTGACCCGCTTCGCCAGCATTGGCAGCGACGGCGGCATGGCGCGCTACACCGCGACCTTGAACCCTTGGTTCTCGATGCTGAAAAACCGGTTCGATACGCGGATTTTTCAAGGCAACACGGTCGAGGAAGTCGTCACTCAGGTCTTCGCCCTGTGCCCGGCGTTTTCCCGGCATGAGTTCCGCTTGACCAAACCTCAAAAGCGCTACACCTACATCACCCAGTACCGTGAAACCGACTTCAACTTTGTCCAGCGTCTGCTGGAAGAAGAGGGGATGTTTTACTACTTCGAGCACACCGCCGAAGGCCACACCATGATCATCTGCGATGATTCCAGCACGCTGGTGCCATTGCCTGAACAACCGCAGATCCGTTTTCACACCGCCTCCGTCACCGAGACTGCCGACTCCATCACCCAGTGGAGCGGCAACCGTCAGTTGCAGTCCGGCAAGATCGCCGTCCAGACCTTCGACTACCGCCAGCCGAAAAACCGGCTGCCCGTGTCGATGAACAGTCTGAACAAGCAGGGCGATGTCGAAAATTTCGAGATCTACGACTTCCCCGGCCAGTACACCCACGGCACCTACGACGAGGGTGAAGCGCTGGTCCGCCTGAGGGTCGAAGCGCTGGAGCTCAAGGGCAAAAGTTTCAGCGGCGCGAGCAACTGCCGTGCGATGAAACCCGGCTACACCTTCGAGCTGCTGCAGCACTACGACCACGATCAAGGCTCGGCCGAAGACCGCCAGTTTTTGCTGATGGGCGTTGAAAGCGAAGGCCACAACAACTACCTCAACGGCCATCAGGCGAGCTACTACAACACCTTCACCTGCGTGCGCAAAAAGATCCCGTTCCGTCCGCAACTGTCCACGCCACGGCCGACGATTCCCGGCCCGCAGACCGCCATCATCGTTGGCCCACCGGGCGAAGAAATCTTCACCGACGAACTGGGTCGCGTAAAAATCCAGTTTCACTGGGACCGCAACGGCCAATACAACGACCACAGTTCCTGCTGGGTCCGCGTCGCCCAATCCGGCGCCAGCGGCGGTTTCGGCAGCATCCAGATCCCGCGCGTGGGTGATGAGGTCGTCGTCGTTTTCCTCGACGGCAATCCCGATCGCCCGCTGGTCATGGGCAGCCTCTACAACAGCCAGAACACACCGCCCTGGTCGCTGCCCGCGAACAAAACGCAAAGCGGGTTTCTGACGCGGTCGACGAAAGGCGATGGCGGCACGGCGAACTTCTTCCGCTTTGAAGACAAGTCCGGCGCCGAGCAGATCATCATGCACGCCGAACGCAACATGGACACCGAGATCGAGGTCGACGAGAGCCATCACGTCGGCGCGAACCGAACCATTACCGTTGGCGGTACGCACACCGAGACGATCAAGAAAGACACCGTGATGAATGTGCAGGAAGGCTCGTTGACGATTCAGGTCGACAACCAGTTCATCCAGGTCAGTGCCAAGCAGCACATCATTCTTCAGGTGGGCGATAGCAGCATTACGCTGACGCCGGATGGGATTGAGATCAAAGGCAACACGATTTCGACGGTGAGCACCGGTACGACGCAGATCACCGGCGCGCCAGTGCGCGTGAACGATTAA